A portion of the Carya illinoinensis cultivar Pawnee chromosome 11, C.illinoinensisPawnee_v1, whole genome shotgun sequence genome contains these proteins:
- the LOC122281625 gene encoding 4-coumarate--CoA ligase-like 6 isoform X1, producing MASASTNLFNCHITVNNTTQIQKTSTTQNPKPHPDWYSPETGIYHSKHKPVELPSDPFLDVVSFLFSHKHHGVSALIDPSSGSSVSYPELYPLVESMASGLHIMGVSPGDVVLILLPNSIYYPIVFLGVLYLGAIVTTMNPLSKVLEIKKQIADCNVCLAFTSPEIVEKLQALGIPAIAVPEDVNLDSKQTAFSAFFKLISGSFGLAPRPVIKQQDTAAIMYSSGTTGMSKGVVLTHGNFIAMLGLFVRFEASQYEYSSVDNVFLAVLPMFHIYGLSLFVLGLLSLGSSIVVMRKFDINEVMNVIDRYSVTHFPVVPPMLSALTRKAKDVVRSSCKSLKQVSCGAAPLTSKVIEDFIQTLPDVDLIQGYGMTESTAVGTRGFNTENTQNYSSVGLLAPNMQAKVVDWSTGSFLPPGCGGELWLRGSAIMKGYLNNAEATMSTVDTDGWLHTGDIVCFDQEGYIHIFDRLKEIIKYKGFQIAPAELEAVLISHPEILDVAVTGTMDEEYGEIPTAFVVRKHGSRLSSAGVMDYVSERVAPYKKVRKVIFTNSIPKSAAGKILRRELRILLTSKL from the exons ATGGCAAGCGCTTCAACTAACCTTTTCAACTGCCATATCACGGTGAACAATACCACCCAGATTCAGAAGACCTCGACTACTCAAAACCCAAAGCCCCACCCAGACTGGTATTCACCAGAGACAGGAATCTACCACAGCAAACACAAACCCGTAGAGCTTCCCTCAGACCCGTTTCTTGACGTTGTTTCGTTCCTCTTCTCCCACAAGCACCATGGGGTCTCAGCTCTCATTGATCCCTCATCTGGGTCTTCAGTCTCCTACCCTGAACTATATCCCTTGGTGGAATCTATGGCCTCTGGACTCCACATTATGGGTGTCTCACCAGGTGATGTGGTTTTAATCTTGTTGCCAAACTCCATTTACTATcccattgtttttcttggtgTTCTGTATTTGGGTGCAATTGTTACAACCATGAATCCTCTTAGTAAAGTGCTCGAAATCAAGAAGCAGATTGCCGATTGTAATGTGTGCCTGGCTTTCACTTCACCtgaaatagttgaaaaattgcAGGCATTGGGTATTCCGGCTATTGCTGTTCCAGAAGACGTGAATTTGGATTCCAAGCAAACTGCTTTTTCAGCTTTCTTTAAACTTATTTCCGGTAGTTTTGGTTTGGCTCCTAGGCCAGTGATTAAGCAGCAAGACACCGCTGCCATAATGTATTCATCTGGGACTACCGGCATGAGCAAAGGTGTTGTGCTAACACATGGGAATTTTATAGCTATGCTTGGGCTTTTCGTGAGGTTTGAGGCTTCGCAGTACGAATATTCAAGCGTGGATAATGTGTTTTTAGCTGTTCTACCCATGTTTCATATATATGGACTCTCTCTATTCGTTTTAGGATTGCTGTCTTTGGGTTCTAGCATTGTCGTGATGAGgaaatttgatataaatgagGTGATGAATGTCATTGATAGATATAGCGTTACACACTTTCCAGTTGTTCCGCCGATGTTGTCAGCATTGACAAGGAAAGCCAAGGATGTTGTTAGAAGTAGTTGTAAGAGTTTGAAGCAGGTTTCCTGTGGAGCAGCTCCTTTGACCAGTAAAGTCATAGAGGACTTTATTCAGACACTGCCTGATGTTGATCTCATTCAG GGTTATGGCATGACTGAGTCAACTGCAGTAGGAACTCGTGGCTTCAATACTGAAAATACTCAAAATTATTCTTCAGTAGGACTATTGGCTCCAAATATGCAAGCTAAAGTGGTAGATTGGAGTACTGGATCCTTTTTGCCTCCTGGCTGTGGTGGTGAGCTTTGGCTACGAGGATCAGCAATCATGAAAG GATATTTGAATAATGCAGAAGCTACTATGTCAACAGTTGACACAGATGGTTGGCTACATACTGGAGACATCGTATGTTTTGATCAAGAGGGATACATACATATATTCGATCGCTTGAAAGAGATTATCAAATACAAGGGCTTTCAG ATTGCTCCTGCTGAATTAGAAGCTGTGTTGATCTCCCATCCTGAGATACTTGATGTTGCAGTAACGGG TACCATGGATGAAGAATATGGAGAGATACCAACGGCATTTGTGGTGAGGAAGCATGGAAGCAGGCTTTCCTCAGCAGGTGTCATGGATTATGTCTCTGAACGG GTTGCACCATACAAGAAAGTCAGAAAGGTGATCTTTACAAACTCCATACCGAAGTCTGCAGCAGGAAAGATCCTTCGAAGGGAACTCAGGATCCTCTTGACTTCTAAACTCTGA
- the LOC122281625 gene encoding 4-coumarate--CoA ligase-like 6 isoform X2: MGSQLSLIPHLGLQSPTLNYIPWWNLWPLDSTLWVSHQALGIPAIAVPEDVNLDSKQTAFSAFFKLISGSFGLAPRPVIKQQDTAAIMYSSGTTGMSKGVVLTHGNFIAMLGLFVRFEASQYEYSSVDNVFLAVLPMFHIYGLSLFVLGLLSLGSSIVVMRKFDINEVMNVIDRYSVTHFPVVPPMLSALTRKAKDVVRSSCKSLKQVSCGAAPLTSKVIEDFIQTLPDVDLIQGYGMTESTAVGTRGFNTENTQNYSSVGLLAPNMQAKVVDWSTGSFLPPGCGGELWLRGSAIMKGYLNNAEATMSTVDTDGWLHTGDIVCFDQEGYIHIFDRLKEIIKYKGFQIAPAELEAVLISHPEILDVAVTGTMDEEYGEIPTAFVVRKHGSRLSSAGVMDYVSERVAPYKKVRKVIFTNSIPKSAAGKILRRELRILLTSKL; the protein is encoded by the exons ATGGGGTCTCAGCTCTCATTGATCCCTCATCTGGGTCTTCAGTCTCCTACCCTGAACTATATCCCTTGGTGGAATCTATGGCCTCTGGACTCCACATTATGGGTGTCTCACCAG GCATTGGGTATTCCGGCTATTGCTGTTCCAGAAGACGTGAATTTGGATTCCAAGCAAACTGCTTTTTCAGCTTTCTTTAAACTTATTTCCGGTAGTTTTGGTTTGGCTCCTAGGCCAGTGATTAAGCAGCAAGACACCGCTGCCATAATGTATTCATCTGGGACTACCGGCATGAGCAAAGGTGTTGTGCTAACACATGGGAATTTTATAGCTATGCTTGGGCTTTTCGTGAGGTTTGAGGCTTCGCAGTACGAATATTCAAGCGTGGATAATGTGTTTTTAGCTGTTCTACCCATGTTTCATATATATGGACTCTCTCTATTCGTTTTAGGATTGCTGTCTTTGGGTTCTAGCATTGTCGTGATGAGgaaatttgatataaatgagGTGATGAATGTCATTGATAGATATAGCGTTACACACTTTCCAGTTGTTCCGCCGATGTTGTCAGCATTGACAAGGAAAGCCAAGGATGTTGTTAGAAGTAGTTGTAAGAGTTTGAAGCAGGTTTCCTGTGGAGCAGCTCCTTTGACCAGTAAAGTCATAGAGGACTTTATTCAGACACTGCCTGATGTTGATCTCATTCAG GGTTATGGCATGACTGAGTCAACTGCAGTAGGAACTCGTGGCTTCAATACTGAAAATACTCAAAATTATTCTTCAGTAGGACTATTGGCTCCAAATATGCAAGCTAAAGTGGTAGATTGGAGTACTGGATCCTTTTTGCCTCCTGGCTGTGGTGGTGAGCTTTGGCTACGAGGATCAGCAATCATGAAAG GATATTTGAATAATGCAGAAGCTACTATGTCAACAGTTGACACAGATGGTTGGCTACATACTGGAGACATCGTATGTTTTGATCAAGAGGGATACATACATATATTCGATCGCTTGAAAGAGATTATCAAATACAAGGGCTTTCAG ATTGCTCCTGCTGAATTAGAAGCTGTGTTGATCTCCCATCCTGAGATACTTGATGTTGCAGTAACGGG TACCATGGATGAAGAATATGGAGAGATACCAACGGCATTTGTGGTGAGGAAGCATGGAAGCAGGCTTTCCTCAGCAGGTGTCATGGATTATGTCTCTGAACGG GTTGCACCATACAAGAAAGTCAGAAAGGTGATCTTTACAAACTCCATACCGAAGTCTGCAGCAGGAAAGATCCTTCGAAGGGAACTCAGGATCCTCTTGACTTCTAAACTCTGA